In Myxococcales bacterium, a genomic segment contains:
- the tdh gene encoding L-threonine 3-dehydrogenase, giving the protein MAETMKAVIKPAAGRGALVAEMPIPKITSHQVLVKVRASSICGTDIHIYNWDEWSQNRIKPPMIFGHEFSGEVVEVGDQVDHIAVGDHVSAETHIPCGGCFQCRTGKMHICRDLEILGVDRDGCFAEYIAVPEICCIKNDKSLPWNVASVQEPFGNAMYCVSESAVAGKSVAIFGDGPTGIFATGIARVFGATKLITCGMQKFRLGLLEGFSPDTIVDVTACDAADAILDATKGEGVDVVIEMSGSEKAMHDGFKVVKKGGVFTAFGIPAKRVTIDLAEEIIFKGIKINGINGRKMFDTWFEVANILNSGRIDITPVLTHEFPLEKFDDAMALLNAKEVVAGKIVLKEPLKS; this is encoded by the coding sequence ATGGCAGAGACTATGAAAGCGGTGATTAAGCCGGCAGCCGGTCGCGGGGCGCTTGTTGCTGAGATGCCGATTCCGAAGATCACCTCGCATCAGGTTCTCGTCAAGGTCAGGGCGAGCTCGATCTGCGGAACCGACATCCACATCTACAACTGGGACGAGTGGTCGCAGAATCGCATCAAGCCTCCGATGATATTCGGCCATGAATTTTCCGGGGAGGTAGTCGAAGTGGGCGACCAGGTTGATCACATAGCTGTCGGGGATCATGTTTCCGCAGAGACGCACATACCATGCGGCGGTTGCTTTCAGTGCAGGACTGGAAAGATGCACATCTGCCGCGATCTCGAAATCCTCGGTGTCGATCGCGACGGCTGCTTCGCCGAATATATCGCCGTTCCTGAAATATGCTGTATCAAGAACGACAAATCACTTCCGTGGAATGTCGCATCGGTACAGGAGCCCTTCGGAAACGCGATGTACTGCGTAAGCGAAAGCGCGGTTGCCGGAAAGAGCGTTGCGATATTCGGCGACGGACCTACCGGGATCTTCGCCACCGGCATCGCCAGAGTTTTTGGGGCGACGAAACTCATCACTTGCGGGATGCAGAAGTTCAGGCTCGGTCTCCTGGAGGGTTTCAGTCCTGACACGATAGTAGATGTGACCGCATGTGACGCTGCTGATGCCATCCTCGATGCCACGAAGGGTGAAGGCGTTGACGTCGTAATCGAGATGAGCGGCTCTGAAAAGGCGATGCACGACGGTTTCAAAGTCGTTAAAAAAGGCGGCGTCTTCACCGCCTTTGGCATTCCTGCGAAGCGCGTCACGATCGACCTTGCCGAGGAGATCATCTTCAAGGGAATCAAGATCAACGGCATCAATGGAAGGAAGATGTTCGACACATGGTTCGAGGTCGCAAATATCTTGAACTCTGGCAGGATAGATATTACTCCTGTTCTGACGCACGAGTTTCCGCTGGAAAAATTCGACGATGCGATGGCGCTTTTAAATGCCAAAGAGGTTGTTGCAGGCAAGATAGTTCTTAAGGAGCCTCTGAAAAGCTAG
- a CDS encoding 6-phosphofructokinase — MLTGGGDCPGLNAVIRAVVRRARVFGGYEMVGIKHGWRGLLEMDSVPLTREDVQGILYRGGTILGTSRTNIFKNEATKKLAYENFKKMNLDGLIAIGGEDTLGVAKKMNDDGLHVVGVPKTIDNDLMGTDFTFGFDTAVEIATDAIDRLHTTAESHDRVLVCEVMGRHAGWIAMYSGIAGGADCILVPEKPIDIDEVCRMVTERRDGGIDFSIVVVAEGAKFKNQDEILSSQRLDDFGHVQLGGIGHILAKKIEEKTGFDTRVTVLGHIQRGGKPTAHDRVLATRYGVAAMDAVHAGRFGIMVALQGKDVVEIPLSTVVEGIKTVDDDLYEMSKTFWGY, encoded by the coding sequence ATGTTGACAGGCGGTGGTGATTGTCCGGGGTTAAACGCTGTAATCAGAGCCGTTGTTCGCAGGGCGAGAGTTTTCGGCGGGTACGAGATGGTAGGGATCAAACACGGATGGCGCGGCCTTCTGGAGATGGACAGCGTTCCGCTTACCAGGGAAGACGTTCAGGGCATACTGTATCGCGGAGGCACTATCCTCGGAACGAGCAGGACCAACATCTTCAAGAACGAAGCGACAAAAAAGCTCGCCTACGAAAATTTCAAGAAGATGAATCTGGACGGGCTCATCGCAATAGGAGGGGAGGATACCCTCGGCGTTGCGAAGAAGATGAACGATGATGGCCTGCACGTAGTCGGCGTTCCGAAGACGATCGACAACGATCTGATGGGAACCGATTTTACCTTCGGTTTTGACACCGCGGTGGAGATAGCCACCGATGCGATCGACAGGCTTCATACGACCGCTGAATCCCACGACCGCGTTTTAGTGTGCGAAGTGATGGGACGCCATGCCGGCTGGATAGCTATGTATTCCGGCATAGCGGGGGGTGCGGACTGCATTTTAGTTCCTGAAAAGCCGATCGATATCGACGAAGTCTGCAGGATGGTCACTGAAAGGCGCGACGGCGGAATTGATTTCAGCATAGTCGTAGTTGCTGAGGGAGCCAAGTTCAAGAATCAGGACGAGATCCTTTCATCACAGCGCCTCGACGATTTCGGACACGTCCAGCTCGGCGGCATAGGGCATATACTGGCCAAGAAGATAGAGGAAAAGACCGGCTTTGATACAAGGGTTACGGTTCTTGGCCACATACAGCGCGGCGGAAAACCAACCGCACACGACAGGGTCCTTGCAACCCGCTACGGCGTTGCCGCCATGGATGCGGTTCATGCCGGCCGCTTCGGCATAATGGTAGCCCTGCAGGGGAAAGATGTCGTAGAAATTCCCTTGAGCACCGTCGTCGAAGGTATCAAAACGGTGGACGATGATCTCTATGAGATGTCCAAGACTTTCTGGGGGTATTGA
- a CDS encoding RMD1 family protein produces the protein MLGIKDHAPVRYVMQGYNVAETLKLKEIDRMFRGVSSEQSSTKLTYREGENGFYYIYRFGSVIFFNIDPERQRAIIEKIKMIIGHAPEMITSEEFYIDIKPGEKSSVGFDGAVFDILSSDRIEIISLVLAQSMALEFFETHVDEMLKWTGKIAGSLKDKGRLIQSSRKIKKYIGQCITAKQQLVASLYLLDKPDETWEVQVLDKLYYEAVDMFEIKDRYKTLDYKLRMIQENLELIANLLQYRHANYLEWAIIILIAIEIFFSIYEHFLKH, from the coding sequence ATGCTTGGAATAAAAGATCATGCGCCTGTTCGCTACGTGATGCAGGGTTATAACGTTGCCGAAACTTTAAAGCTAAAAGAGATCGACAGGATGTTTCGCGGGGTGTCCTCTGAACAGTCCTCGACAAAACTGACATACAGGGAGGGTGAGAACGGTTTTTATTACATTTACAGGTTCGGGTCGGTGATATTTTTCAACATCGATCCAGAGCGCCAGCGCGCTATCATAGAGAAGATTAAGATGATCATAGGGCATGCCCCTGAGATGATCACCAGCGAAGAGTTCTATATCGACATAAAGCCCGGCGAAAAAAGTTCCGTCGGGTTTGACGGCGCGGTTTTCGATATACTCTCCAGCGATCGCATCGAGATCATCTCTTTAGTGCTCGCTCAGTCGATGGCCCTCGAATTTTTCGAGACCCATGTCGATGAGATGCTCAAGTGGACTGGCAAGATAGCCGGCTCGCTCAAGGACAAGGGGCGCCTCATCCAGAGCAGCAGAAAAATCAAAAAATATATAGGGCAGTGCATAACCGCCAAACAGCAGCTAGTCGCCTCTTTATACCTCTTGGATAAGCCGGACGAAACTTGGGAGGTGCAGGTCCTCGACAAGCTCTACTACGAAGCCGTGGATATGTTCGAGATAAAGGACCGTTACAAAACGCTGGATTACAAGTTGCGCATGATCCAGGAAAACCTGGAGCTTATCGCTAATCTGCTTCAGTACCGCCATGCGAATTATCTGGAATGGGCGATCATAATCCTCATCGCCATCGAAATATTTTTTTCCATCTATGAACATTTTTTGAAGCACTGA